Proteins co-encoded in one Hyla sarda isolate aHylSar1 chromosome 4, aHylSar1.hap1, whole genome shotgun sequence genomic window:
- the RPP25 gene encoding ribonuclease P protein subunit p25, whose translation MENLRRVRITVEDEGKSLPFKDLHPQVAQMRVKEGSKIRNLVGYALSYMESEGTGQIIFGAYGQAVTKAITCAEILKRLVGGLHQITKIQYRTLQEVWEQKGPVIKNPGPCLTVYKNCPSIYILLSKYPLDPQEDGYQPPQNLPIGESGKRTLESQGSSDSKKKKTDVSTQGEG comes from the coding sequence ATGGAAAACTTGCGTCGGGTGCGTATTACTGTAGAAGATGAAGGGAAATCTTTACCATTTAAAGACCTTCATCCCCAAGTGGCACAGATGAGAGTGAAGGAGGGCAGTAAAATCCGTAATTTAGTTGGATATGCATTATCTTACATGGAGTCTGAGGGCACTGGGCAAATTATCTTTGGAGCGTATGGTCAGGCTGTAACTAAAGCTATTACCTGTGCAGAAATACTGAAGAGGCTAGTAGGTGGTCTACACCAAATCACCAAGATACAGTACAGAACTTTGCAGGAAGTATGGGAGCAGAAGGGGCCAGTTATTAAGAACCCAGGCCCATGTTTAACTGTCTACAAAAATTGCCCTTCCATCTATATACTACTGTCTAAATATCCCTTGGATCCACAAGAAGATGGTTACCAACCTCCGCAGAATCTTCCTATAGGAGAATCTGGAAAGAGAACACTTGAATCACAAGGTTCATcagattccaaaaagaaaaagacagaTGTGAGCACTCAAGGTGAAGGATGA